One stretch of Euphorbia lathyris chromosome 7, ddEupLath1.1, whole genome shotgun sequence DNA includes these proteins:
- the LOC136201377 gene encoding tryptophan aminotransferase-related protein 4-like, whose translation MTKMQDSSMTRILLACSVIMNVFLMINLIRNQRCERPSQAAEEVEGVASISCSGHGRAFLDGLLGSDGKPVCECNACFRSFDCSDPIPYCEVDADSGDPMFLEPFWLKNAASSVQMIPGWHRMSYEFSDGSLISEQLKVHIERLHGVVGNANTKGRYIIFGGGATHLLNAAVHALSSASRVVASVPYYPVYKEQTEFFKSKDYKFSGDTFSIKGALNSSENYIELVTSPNNPDGQLKKAILKGESVKTIHDLAYYWPHFTSIPAPLDQDLMIFTLSKLTGHAGSRFGWAVIKDKAVYERMLTYMSLSTYGVPRETQLRVLKLLKVVLEGEGREMFDFGFQTMRARWTKLSKTLSVSTRFSLQQIEHQYCSFSRKIKGPSPAFAWIKCLREEDKDCYEILKSEGNVTGRRGSLFGAENGYVRLSLVKSQDDFSLLHERIQMLVNQEIISVTT comes from the exons ATGACCAAGATGCAAGATAGCTCTATGACTCGAATTTTATTGGCTTGTTCAGTTATTATGAATGTGTTCTTGATGATTAATCTAATTCGGAATCAAAGATGCGAAAGACCAAGCCAAGCAGCAGAAGAAGTTGAAGGTGTTGCTTCGATTTCTTGTTCGGGCCATGGCAGAGCATTTTTGGATGGTTTATTAGGCAGTGATGGTAAACCGGTCTGCGAATGCAATGCTTGCTTTAGAAGTTTTGATTGCTCTGATCCTATTCCATATTGTGAAGTGGATGCAGATAG TGGGGATCCCATGTTTCTAGAGCCGTTCTGGTTGAAGAACGCGGCGAGTAGTGTACAGATGATTCCAGGATGGCATCGTATGAGCTACGAATTCAGCGACGGCTCGCTGATTTCGGAACAACTGAAGGTGCATATTGAGAGATTGCATGGTGTAGTTGGAAATGCAAATACAAAAGGGAGGTATATAATATTTGGTGGAGGAGCTACTCATCTGCTTAATGCTGCAGTTCATGCCCTTTCTTCAGCTTCTAGGGTTGTAGCCTCAGTCCCCTATTACCCT GTTTATAAGGAGCAAACTGAGTTCTTCAAATCTAAAGATTACAAGTTTAGTGGAGATACTTTCTCTATCAAGGGAGCTTTAAATTCTTCGGAAAATTATATTGAGTTAGTGACTTCGCCCAATAATCCTGATGGCCAGCTAAAGAAGGCAATTCTGAAAGGAGAATCAGTAAAGACAATTCATGATCTTGCTTATTATTGGCCCCATTTTACATCAATTCCagctccacttgatcaagacctTATGATTTTTACACTCTCCAAGCTTACTGGTCATGCCGGCAGCAGATTTGG GTGGGCAGTAATAAAAGATAAAGCTGTGTATGAAAGAATGTTGACATATATGAGTTTAAGTACATATGGAGTTCCAAGAGAAACTCAGTTACGAGTTTTGAAGCTGTTGAAAGTAGTACTTGAAGGAGAAGGAAGGGAAATGTTTGATTTTGGATTTCAAACAATGAGGGCCAGATGGACAAAATTAAGCAAAACTCTGTCAGTGTCAACAAGGTTTTCTCTCCAACAAATTGAACACCAATATTGTTCCTTTTCCAGGAAAATCAAGGGACCTTCTCCAG CATTTGCTTGGATAAAATGCCTAAGAGAGGAAGATAAAGATTGCTACGAAATCCTGAAATCAGAAGGAAATGTGACCGGGAGGCGAGGCAGTTTATTTGGAGCAGAGAATGGGTATGTCCGTCTCAGCCTTGTAAAGAGCCAAGACGATTTCAGTTTGTTACATGAAAGAATCCAAATGTTAGTAAATCAAGAAATTATTAGTGTTACAACATAA